The following are from one region of the Paenibacillus protaetiae genome:
- a CDS encoding alpha/beta-type small acid-soluble spore protein yields MAQGSSNQLVVPQATAALDQLKFEVAQELGIAIPQDGYYGNITTRDAGSIGGNITRRLVQIAEQSLAGK; encoded by the coding sequence ATGGCACAAGGCAGCAGCAACCAACTGGTTGTACCACAAGCTACAGCAGCTCTGGACCAACTGAAATTCGAAGTTGCACAAGAGCTTGGTATTGCAATCCCGCAAGATGGTTACTACGGGAACATTACCACTCGTGATGCAGGTTCCATCGGCGGTAACATTACTCGCCGTCTGGTACAAATCGCAGAGCAATCCCTTGCTGGTAAATAA